The following proteins are co-located in the Micromonospora coriariae genome:
- the alr gene encoding alanine racemase, with protein MSALGEAVVDLDAIASNVLTIASVSGTELMAVVKADGFGHGAVQVARAALRAGAGWLGVTSASEALALRSAGITAPTLSWLHRPDDDFDQLIAAGVDVGVSTTTHLHAVADAAHRLGVPATVQLKADTGLSRNGAAGDDWPELVGWARKYEVEGGVRVRGVWSHLTDADVPGSPRLPRQVAVFEEALRVARSAGLDPDLVHLANSAAALTAPRTRFDLCRIGLALYGVDPFGGTRSGQVGLRAAMTLRTTVVNVKRVPAGTAVSYGPGYVTGAPTTLALLPLGYADGLTRAAEGRAEVWLGGRRRPIVGRIAMDQCVVDAGDLPVAIGDPVVVFGPDQGDHPPPTVAEWARWAGTNPHEILTGVGARVARDHLHERAATS; from the coding sequence ATGAGCGCCCTCGGCGAGGCGGTGGTCGATCTCGATGCGATCGCCAGCAACGTGCTGACGATTGCGTCGGTCTCCGGTACCGAGCTGATGGCCGTGGTGAAGGCGGACGGGTTCGGCCATGGCGCGGTGCAGGTCGCGCGGGCCGCGCTGCGTGCCGGCGCCGGCTGGCTGGGGGTGACCTCGGCGTCCGAGGCGCTGGCCCTGCGTTCGGCGGGCATCACCGCGCCCACGCTGAGCTGGCTGCACCGCCCCGACGACGACTTCGACCAGTTGATCGCCGCCGGCGTCGACGTCGGCGTGTCGACCACGACCCACCTGCACGCCGTCGCCGACGCCGCCCACCGGCTCGGCGTGCCGGCGACGGTGCAGCTCAAGGCGGACACCGGGCTGTCCCGCAACGGCGCCGCCGGCGACGACTGGCCCGAGCTGGTCGGCTGGGCCCGCAAGTACGAGGTGGAGGGCGGGGTCCGGGTGCGCGGCGTGTGGTCGCACCTGACCGACGCCGACGTACCGGGCAGCCCCCGGCTCCCCCGGCAGGTGGCGGTCTTCGAGGAGGCGCTTCGGGTCGCCCGGTCCGCCGGCCTCGACCCGGACCTGGTGCACCTGGCGAACTCGGCGGCCGCGCTGACGGCGCCGCGGACCCGCTTCGACCTCTGCCGGATCGGGCTCGCGCTGTACGGCGTGGATCCGTTCGGCGGGACCCGGTCCGGCCAGGTCGGGCTCCGCGCCGCCATGACCCTGCGCACGACCGTTGTCAACGTGAAGCGGGTACCGGCCGGCACCGCGGTCTCCTACGGACCCGGGTACGTGACCGGCGCGCCGACCACCCTGGCTCTGCTGCCGCTCGGCTACGCCGACGGCCTGACCCGGGCCGCCGAGGGCCGCGCCGAGGTGTGGCTGGGCGGCCGGCGTCGCCCGATCGTCGGACGCATCGCGATGGACCAGTGCGTGGTCGACGCGGGCGATCTTCCGGTGGCGATCGGCGATCCGGTAGTGGTGTTCGGCCCCGACCAGGGCGACCACCCTCCACCGACGGTCGCCGAGTGGGCGCGGTGGGCCGGCACGAACCCGCACGAGATCCTGACCGGTGTCGGGGCCCGGGTGGCCCGCGACCACCTCCACGAAAGGGCGGCAACGTCATGA
- a CDS encoding S8 family serine peptidase has product MSAGAAMILAATCLASIGSGAQAAPGGTGAGAAPGDKIRPELAKQLQAKSEGDFWIRFKDRADLSKASAIKDWSKRGAAVAEALRRTAADSQGKIRAELDGSGTKYQTFWATNAIKVSSGSLAMVQKFAAHSEVEGLYAPVAYKVPEVTKGTDEKTVNALEWGIANINADDVWSQYGVTGEGITIANIDTGVQFDHPALVGSYRGNNGDGTFDHNYNWYNAAGTCATAPCDTNGHGTHTMGTMAGSDGANQIGVAPGVKWIAANGCCPSDAALIESGQWMLEPLDLNGQNPDASKRPNIINNSWGSQNPSNEPFMEDVTLAWAASGIFGVWSNGNSGPACQTSGSPGSLVSNYSTGAYDINNNVAGFSGRGVGQNGEIKPNISAPGVNVRSSIPGNAYGSISGTSMAAPHLAGAIALLYSAAPSLVGDINATRALLNGAAIDKADDQCGGTPADNNVYGEGRLDALALLNAAPTGDTGTLAGTVTDAATGSPIAGATLTLTGPTGREVTTGADGKYSTTLPIGDYQVAVSAFGYGGTTKPATVTDGATTTLNVALTAVASVNVTGAVTDGSGHGWPLYAKVTVTGVSGVYDYTTPANGRYSIKLPAGQTYTLTYESQYPGYQTVTKEVVVGSRNVTANVAVPVNTTTCTTAPGYTFGSDGEYETFDGATVPAGWSVVDNKGNGQGWKFTDDGNRGNLTGGTGNFAVVDSDAYGAGGSQDTSLVSPVVNLTDVTAPVVRFNQDFNQLADDTGDVDLSIDGGATWTNVLRQETDVRGPKVTEIPIPQAAGKAQVQVRFHYYDASYEWWWEVDNVLIGSQVTCVPVDGGLVVGHVRDKNDSSYVNGATVTSADRPSESAVTVATPDDPGLADGFYWLYSTLTDTHKFTAKAGNYVSQSKQVDVQADWATAANFQLAAGRLSVTPAQVSATVQMPSGKASRTFTVTNTGGAPVEVEFSERDNGFELLRADGSRMTRQQVLGATGAPEQRLTVPTSFAAKASGRAAMAAPAAVTPQAAPWTDITDYPANIMDNRVVSLDGKVYSIGGGDGSSSTTKNYAYDAVAQTWTAIADLPGARNALAVGVVDGKIIATGGWADGGPDAATWSYDPAANTWTELADNPAPRAAAGQAVVDGKLYAIGGCTTAACTPMSNTVVRYDPGSDTWETMANYPKSVAFASCGGIDGTIYCTGGNDGAAAQKASYAFDPGANTWTAIADAPVDNWASSFAVASGKLLVVGGSQGGAISNAGFAYDPATSSWSNLPNANTARYRGGAACGFYKIGGSSGSFSAAPDSEVLPGFEGCAEAAADVSWMTIDKSAVTLTPGQKVTVTVGMTANVDQPGTYSGSVGIKENTPYTVAPVAVTMTATPPKTWGKLMGTVTGTSCQGATSPIAGAVVQVDSWAMSWTFATDTQGKYAYWVDRRNNPLTMIVAKDGWKPQTRQTRIDTTTPTVENFGLSPIRC; this is encoded by the coding sequence GTGAGCGCTGGTGCGGCGATGATCCTCGCCGCGACATGTCTGGCCAGTATCGGCTCGGGCGCGCAGGCGGCGCCCGGCGGAACGGGGGCCGGCGCCGCTCCCGGGGACAAGATCCGACCGGAGCTCGCGAAGCAGCTCCAGGCCAAGAGCGAAGGGGACTTCTGGATCCGGTTCAAGGACCGGGCGGACCTGAGCAAGGCCAGCGCCATCAAGGACTGGTCGAAGCGCGGCGCGGCGGTCGCGGAGGCACTGCGCAGGACGGCCGCCGACAGTCAGGGCAAGATCCGGGCCGAACTCGACGGGTCGGGCACCAAGTACCAGACCTTCTGGGCGACCAACGCCATAAAGGTGAGCAGCGGCTCACTGGCGATGGTGCAGAAGTTCGCAGCCCACTCGGAGGTGGAGGGTCTCTACGCCCCGGTCGCCTACAAGGTGCCGGAGGTCACCAAGGGCACCGACGAGAAGACCGTGAACGCTCTCGAGTGGGGCATCGCGAACATCAACGCCGACGACGTCTGGAGCCAGTACGGCGTCACCGGCGAGGGCATCACCATCGCGAACATCGACACCGGGGTCCAGTTCGACCACCCGGCGTTGGTCGGCTCCTACCGCGGCAACAACGGCGACGGCACGTTCGACCACAACTACAACTGGTACAACGCCGCCGGGACGTGCGCGACCGCGCCCTGTGACACCAATGGCCACGGTACGCACACGATGGGCACCATGGCCGGCTCCGACGGCGCGAACCAGATCGGTGTCGCTCCCGGGGTCAAGTGGATCGCGGCGAACGGCTGCTGCCCCAGCGACGCTGCGCTGATCGAGTCCGGTCAGTGGATGCTCGAGCCGCTGGACCTCAACGGCCAGAACCCGGACGCGAGCAAGCGCCCGAACATCATCAACAACTCGTGGGGCAGCCAGAACCCGTCCAACGAGCCCTTCATGGAGGACGTGACGCTGGCCTGGGCCGCCTCCGGGATCTTCGGGGTCTGGTCCAACGGCAACAGCGGGCCGGCCTGCCAGACCAGTGGTTCGCCGGGCAGCCTCGTCAGCAACTACTCCACCGGCGCGTACGACATCAACAACAACGTCGCTGGCTTCTCGGGCCGGGGCGTCGGGCAGAACGGCGAGATCAAGCCCAACATCTCGGCGCCGGGCGTGAACGTCCGGTCGAGCATTCCGGGCAACGCCTACGGCAGCATCAGTGGCACGTCGATGGCCGCTCCGCACCTCGCGGGCGCGATCGCCCTGCTGTACTCGGCGGCCCCGTCGCTGGTCGGTGACATCAACGCGACCCGTGCGCTGCTCAACGGCGCCGCGATCGACAAGGCCGACGACCAGTGCGGTGGCACCCCGGCGGACAACAACGTCTACGGCGAAGGCCGACTGGACGCCCTCGCCCTGCTCAACGCCGCCCCGACCGGCGACACCGGCACCCTGGCCGGCACGGTCACCGACGCGGCCACCGGCAGCCCGATCGCCGGTGCCACCCTGACGCTCACCGGGCCGACCGGCCGCGAGGTGACCACCGGCGCCGACGGCAAGTACTCGACCACGCTCCCGATCGGTGACTACCAGGTCGCCGTGTCGGCGTTCGGGTACGGCGGCACGACCAAGCCGGCGACCGTCACCGACGGCGCGACCACGACGCTCAACGTCGCGCTGACGGCGGTGGCCAGCGTCAACGTCACCGGAGCGGTCACCGACGGTTCCGGACACGGCTGGCCGCTGTACGCCAAGGTCACCGTGACCGGCGTGTCGGGCGTGTACGACTACACCACGCCGGCGAACGGCCGCTACAGCATCAAGCTGCCGGCCGGGCAGACCTACACCCTGACGTACGAGTCGCAGTACCCGGGCTACCAGACCGTCACCAAGGAGGTCGTGGTCGGCTCGCGCAACGTGACCGCCAACGTCGCGGTGCCGGTGAACACCACCACCTGCACGACGGCGCCCGGCTACACGTTCGGCTCCGACGGTGAGTACGAGACCTTCGATGGCGCCACCGTGCCGGCCGGCTGGTCCGTGGTGGACAACAAGGGCAACGGCCAGGGCTGGAAGTTCACCGACGACGGCAACCGCGGCAACCTGACCGGTGGCACCGGCAACTTCGCGGTGGTCGACAGTGACGCGTACGGCGCCGGCGGGAGCCAGGACACCTCCCTGGTCAGCCCGGTGGTCAACCTGACCGACGTCACGGCCCCGGTCGTCCGCTTCAACCAGGACTTCAACCAGTTGGCCGACGACACCGGCGATGTCGATCTGAGCATCGACGGCGGTGCCACCTGGACCAACGTGCTCCGGCAGGAGACGGACGTCCGGGGTCCGAAGGTCACCGAGATCCCGATCCCGCAGGCGGCCGGCAAGGCGCAGGTCCAGGTGCGGTTCCACTACTACGACGCCTCGTACGAGTGGTGGTGGGAGGTCGACAACGTACTGATCGGCAGCCAGGTCACCTGCGTGCCGGTCGACGGCGGTCTGGTCGTCGGTCACGTCCGTGACAAGAACGACAGCAGCTACGTCAACGGCGCCACCGTCACCAGTGCCGACCGGCCCAGCGAGAGTGCCGTCACCGTGGCGACCCCGGACGACCCGGGGCTGGCCGACGGCTTCTACTGGCTGTACTCGACGCTGACCGACACCCACAAGTTCACCGCGAAGGCCGGCAACTACGTCAGCCAGAGCAAGCAGGTCGACGTCCAGGCCGACTGGGCGACCGCCGCGAACTTCCAGCTCGCGGCCGGCCGGCTGTCGGTGACGCCGGCTCAGGTGAGCGCGACGGTGCAGATGCCCAGCGGCAAGGCCAGCAGGACGTTCACGGTGACCAACACCGGCGGGGCGCCTGTCGAGGTCGAGTTCAGTGAGCGCGACAACGGATTCGAACTCCTCCGGGCGGACGGGTCCCGGATGACCAGGCAGCAGGTGCTCGGAGCCACCGGCGCACCGGAGCAGCGGCTCACCGTCCCGACGTCGTTCGCCGCCAAGGCGTCCGGCAGGGCGGCCATGGCGGCCCCCGCCGCGGTCACCCCGCAGGCCGCACCGTGGACGGACATCACCGACTACCCGGCCAACATCATGGACAACCGGGTGGTGAGCCTGGACGGCAAGGTCTACTCGATCGGTGGTGGTGACGGGTCCAGCTCGACCACGAAGAACTACGCCTACGACGCGGTTGCCCAGACCTGGACGGCGATCGCCGACCTGCCGGGCGCTCGCAACGCCCTGGCGGTGGGCGTCGTGGATGGCAAGATCATCGCGACCGGCGGCTGGGCGGACGGCGGTCCGGACGCGGCCACCTGGTCGTACGACCCGGCGGCGAACACCTGGACGGAGCTGGCCGACAACCCGGCGCCGAGAGCTGCCGCCGGGCAGGCCGTCGTCGACGGCAAGCTGTACGCCATCGGTGGCTGCACCACTGCGGCCTGTACGCCGATGTCGAACACGGTCGTCCGGTACGACCCGGGCAGTGACACCTGGGAGACGATGGCCAACTACCCGAAGTCGGTGGCCTTCGCCTCCTGCGGCGGGATCGACGGCACGATCTACTGCACCGGTGGCAACGACGGGGCCGCCGCGCAGAAGGCCAGCTACGCCTTCGACCCGGGTGCCAACACCTGGACCGCGATCGCCGACGCGCCGGTCGACAACTGGGCCAGCTCGTTCGCTGTCGCCAGCGGCAAGCTCCTCGTTGTCGGTGGTTCGCAGGGTGGGGCCATCAGCAACGCCGGCTTCGCCTACGACCCGGCCACCAGCTCGTGGTCGAACCTGCCGAACGCCAACACCGCGCGGTACCGCGGTGGCGCGGCGTGCGGCTTCTACAAGATCGGTGGCTCGTCCGGCAGCTTCAGCGCGGCGCCGGACAGCGAGGTGCTGCCCGGGTTCGAGGGTTGCGCCGAGGCGGCGGCCGATGTCAGCTGGATGACGATCGACAAGTCGGCGGTCACCCTGACGCCGGGTCAGAAGGTCACGGTCACCGTCGGGATGACGGCGAACGTGGACCAGCCGGGCACCTACTCCGGCTCGGTCGGCATCAAGGAGAACACGCCGTACACGGTGGCGCCGGTGGCGGTGACCATGACCGCGACGCCTCCGAAGACGTGGGGCAAGCTCATGGGCACGGTGACCGGAACGAGCTGCCAGGGTGCGACCTCGCCGATTGCCGGCGCGGTGGTTCAGGTCGACTCGTGGGCGATGTCGTGGACCTTCGCCACCGACACCCAGGGCAAGTACGCCTACTGGGTGGACCGTCGGAACAACCCGCTCACGATGATCGTCGCCAAGGACGGCTGGAAGCCGCAGACCCGTCAGACGAGGATCGACACCACCACGCCCACTGTGGAGAACTTCGGGTTGTCGCCGATCCGGTGCTGA
- a CDS encoding phosphatase PAP2 family protein, translating to MSLGSSYIGRLAPGPRPARPLPHLRAAAPLGRLLLGAALGHLLALALTYAVFVRTHPGQWLDGLLLPRAERGGGYEQQTVLVGPARTVLATFGNPALLAALLGAVLLVGALCRRLLAGVMGVGMVVCAVVVAGAVKSLLARPDLQIVSSSTHNSFPSGHVAAATALLLAFMLVLPAWARRWLAVPGAAGVAVIASATMIAGWHRFSDALGGVLLGVTLFCLAAAAVAGRRGDTDQGAGPRRAPGGAVGRRLVEGAVVLAVLLWALLVVMPGLAASVQPGLLVAIVAVTGATMVAVGSVVFLVRSADFVAPPGRWQRAQRHVTAGGRDGAAPRRG from the coding sequence ATGTCCCTCGGATCGTCGTACATCGGACGGTTGGCGCCCGGCCCGCGGCCGGCGCGACCGCTGCCACATCTTCGCGCGGCCGCGCCGCTGGGCCGGCTGCTGCTCGGGGCGGCCCTGGGCCACCTGCTCGCCCTGGCCCTCACCTACGCGGTGTTCGTGCGGACCCACCCCGGTCAGTGGCTCGACGGGCTGCTCCTGCCCCGCGCCGAGCGGGGCGGGGGCTACGAGCAGCAGACCGTCCTGGTGGGTCCGGCCAGGACAGTGCTGGCGACCTTCGGCAACCCGGCGCTGCTGGCCGCCCTGCTCGGCGCGGTGCTGCTGGTGGGAGCGCTCTGCCGACGGCTGCTGGCCGGAGTGATGGGTGTCGGCATGGTCGTCTGCGCGGTGGTGGTGGCCGGGGCGGTGAAGTCGCTGCTTGCCCGCCCGGACCTCCAGATCGTCAGTTCCAGCACCCACAACAGCTTCCCCAGTGGTCACGTCGCGGCCGCGACGGCCCTGCTGCTGGCGTTCATGCTGGTCCTGCCCGCGTGGGCCCGACGCTGGCTGGCGGTGCCGGGTGCGGCAGGTGTCGCGGTGATCGCCTCGGCCACCATGATCGCTGGCTGGCACCGCTTCAGTGACGCTCTCGGCGGGGTCCTGCTGGGTGTGACGCTGTTCTGCCTGGCCGCGGCTGCGGTGGCGGGGCGGCGCGGAGACACCGATCAGGGCGCCGGTCCGCGGCGCGCACCGGGCGGCGCGGTGGGGCGCAGGCTGGTCGAGGGAGCGGTGGTGCTGGCCGTGCTGCTCTGGGCGCTTCTGGTGGTGATGCCCGGTCTGGCCGCATCGGTGCAGCCCGGACTGCTGGTCGCCATCGTGGCGGTGACCGGGGCGACGATGGTGGCGGTGGGCTCGGTGGTGTTCCTGGTGCGGTCGGCTGATTTCGTCGCCCCACCCGGCCGGTGGCAGCGCGCCCAGCGGCACGTGACGGCGGGCGGCAGGGACGGCGCGGCGCCGCGGCGGGGCTGA
- a CDS encoding D-alanine--D-alanine ligase family protein gives MTIRLAVLYGGQSGEHEVSRRSAESILAGLDRERYRVTEVLIGRDGGWHVDGRPVPLPLALRVLRAQDVVFPALHGPYGEDGTVASLLEWLGVPYVGNGVFASAAGMDKGVTKRLLAAEGLRVSPGVTLRPDEELSPAEQRRLGLPVFVKPARAGSSLGVVRVTDWAELPAALRQAREVDPKVLVEQGARGREIDVAVLQHPDGRVQAGPPLEIRVTGAGFFDYDAKYDGGAVFQIPAALDPATTQVLQDRAIRAFDALDCRGLLRVDFFLPTQGSAEPIVNEVNTFPGFTTASQFPQIWQQAGIGFATLLDILISGALVTRDRIRSGGLPRLARAVDLV, from the coding sequence ATGACGATCCGACTGGCAGTGCTGTACGGCGGGCAGAGCGGCGAGCACGAGGTGTCCCGCCGCTCGGCGGAGAGCATCCTCGCCGGCCTGGACCGGGAGAGGTACCGGGTCACCGAGGTGCTCATCGGTCGCGACGGCGGGTGGCACGTCGACGGCCGTCCGGTGCCACTCCCCCTGGCGCTGCGCGTGTTGCGCGCCCAGGACGTGGTGTTCCCGGCCCTGCACGGCCCGTACGGCGAGGACGGCACCGTCGCGTCGCTGCTGGAATGGCTCGGGGTGCCGTACGTCGGCAACGGTGTCTTCGCCAGCGCGGCCGGCATGGACAAGGGCGTCACCAAGAGACTGCTCGCCGCGGAGGGCCTGCGGGTCAGCCCCGGAGTGACCCTGCGTCCCGACGAGGAGCTGTCCCCGGCCGAACAGCGGAGGCTGGGCCTGCCGGTGTTCGTCAAGCCCGCCCGGGCCGGCTCCAGCCTGGGCGTGGTCAGGGTGACCGACTGGGCGGAACTTCCCGCCGCGTTGCGGCAGGCGCGGGAGGTCGACCCGAAGGTGCTCGTCGAGCAGGGAGCGCGCGGACGGGAGATCGACGTGGCCGTCCTGCAGCATCCCGACGGCCGGGTGCAGGCCGGTCCGCCCCTGGAGATCAGGGTGACCGGCGCCGGCTTCTTCGACTACGACGCGAAGTACGACGGCGGGGCGGTCTTCCAGATCCCCGCCGCGCTCGACCCGGCCACCACCCAGGTGCTCCAGGACCGCGCGATCCGCGCCTTCGACGCCCTCGACTGCCGCGGGCTGCTCCGGGTCGACTTCTTCCTGCCCACGCAGGGGTCCGCCGAGCCCATCGTGAACGAGGTGAACACCTTCCCCGGATTCACCACCGCCTCGCAGTTTCCCCAGATCTGGCAGCAGGCCGGGATCGGGTTCGCCACCCTGCTCGACATCCTGATCTCCGGGGCGCTGGTCACCCGGGATCGGATCCGGTCCGGTGGGTTGCCCCGGCTGGCTCGGGCGGTCGACCTGGTCTGA
- a CDS encoding winged helix-turn-helix domain-containing protein, with protein MQGIPVASLVIGIASSPAERRQLARLLGGSDAFLIVSNVDQAREFLGVAEMPATATVLPTAQSVVPDVAQSPQTPPPPDLAVDSDRRVLRWRDREIDLTRLEHDVLLCLVDAPGQVWTYERLHLKVWGNRHLGRGSDMHSVVRRVRRKLARLNAAATIHSVRGVGFRLTPV; from the coding sequence ATGCAGGGGATTCCGGTCGCCTCCCTGGTCATCGGCATCGCGTCCTCGCCGGCCGAGCGCCGGCAACTGGCCCGGCTGCTCGGCGGGAGTGACGCCTTCCTGATCGTCTCGAATGTCGATCAGGCGCGGGAGTTTCTCGGTGTGGCGGAGATGCCCGCCACCGCCACTGTGCTACCGACCGCCCAGAGCGTGGTGCCCGACGTGGCACAGAGCCCGCAGACGCCGCCACCACCCGACCTGGCTGTCGATTCCGACCGCCGGGTGCTGCGGTGGCGCGACCGGGAGATCGACCTGACCCGGTTGGAGCATGACGTTCTGCTCTGCCTGGTCGACGCGCCCGGGCAGGTCTGGACCTACGAGCGACTGCACCTCAAGGTCTGGGGCAACAGGCACCTCGGCCGCGGCTCGGACATGCACTCCGTGGTCCGCCGGGTACGCCGCAAACTCGCCAGGCTCAACGCCGCGGCGACGATCCATTCGGTTCGCGGCGTCGGCTTCCGGCTCACCCCGGTCTGA
- a CDS encoding sensor histidine kinase, with protein sequence MTPWRWTGGRTSGLRVRLLLAFALLGLTTTAVVASGSYIQARTVILQQAQDAAVASLTDQLSQAYPIRRLPPSQGELDTMAQRLSDREGYAVILYRDMRAQGAQGPEPLTPELRQAVGDGVIAWQRVSRGGEPLLLIGTQLKIDRADGLSVPSGVEVYSVRSLASEQQSIDRLATLAWLTGGLSLVLAVLLALLAARGVLRPVRELGRAARRLGEGDLTTRLAVRGVDELADVARTFNDTAGTLERQVGELRRMEADARRFVADVSHELRTPLAAMTAVTDVLDEEADRLPGDAGRAARLVSQETQNLTQLVNDLIEVSRFDSGTARLALDDVDVAAAVTATLRVRRWSDRVRAELPSGVLARLDPRRLDVIVANLVGNAFRHGAEPVSVRLRAEPDWITIEVRDQGPGLDPEVLPHVFGRFYKADTARTRSEGSGLGLAIAWENARLHQHAGQAGSLVAGNGPTGGAVFTLRLPRVATDAADAGGVR encoded by the coding sequence GTGACGCCGTGGCGTTGGACCGGCGGCCGAACGTCGGGCCTGCGGGTCCGGCTGCTGCTGGCGTTCGCGTTGCTGGGCCTGACCACCACGGCGGTGGTGGCCAGCGGAAGCTACATCCAGGCCCGGACGGTCATCCTCCAGCAGGCGCAGGACGCCGCGGTGGCGTCGCTGACCGATCAGCTCAGTCAGGCCTATCCGATACGCCGACTCCCGCCGTCCCAGGGGGAACTCGACACGATGGCCCAGCGCCTCTCCGACCGGGAGGGGTACGCGGTGATCCTCTACCGCGACATGCGGGCACAGGGCGCTCAGGGGCCCGAGCCGCTCACCCCCGAGCTGCGGCAGGCGGTCGGGGATGGCGTCATCGCCTGGCAACGCGTCTCGCGAGGCGGAGAACCCCTGCTGCTCATCGGGACCCAGCTGAAGATCGACCGGGCCGACGGCTTGTCGGTGCCGTCCGGCGTGGAGGTCTACTCGGTGCGCAGCCTCGCCTCCGAACAGCAGAGCATCGACCGGCTCGCCACCCTGGCGTGGCTCACCGGCGGGCTCTCCCTGGTCCTCGCGGTCCTGCTGGCCCTGCTGGCCGCCCGGGGAGTGCTGCGCCCGGTCCGCGAGCTGGGCAGGGCGGCGCGCCGGCTCGGTGAGGGCGACCTGACCACCCGGCTGGCGGTGCGGGGCGTCGACGAACTGGCCGACGTGGCGCGGACCTTCAATGACACCGCGGGAACGCTGGAGCGGCAGGTCGGCGAACTGCGGCGGATGGAGGCCGACGCCCGACGCTTCGTGGCCGACGTGTCGCACGAACTCCGCACGCCACTGGCCGCGATGACGGCGGTCACCGACGTGCTCGACGAGGAGGCGGACCGGCTGCCCGGGGACGCCGGCCGGGCCGCCCGGCTCGTCAGTCAGGAGACGCAGAACCTCACCCAGCTGGTCAACGACCTCATCGAGGTCAGCAGGTTCGACTCCGGCACCGCGCGGCTCGCCCTCGACGACGTCGACGTGGCCGCGGCGGTGACCGCGACCCTCCGGGTCCGGCGCTGGTCCGATCGGGTACGGGCCGAGCTGCCGTCCGGAGTTCTCGCCCGGTTGGACCCCCGCCGGCTGGACGTCATCGTCGCCAACCTGGTCGGCAACGCGTTCCGGCACGGCGCCGAGCCGGTGTCGGTGCGCCTGCGCGCCGAGCCGGACTGGATCACCATCGAGGTCCGCGACCAGGGGCCGGGGCTGGACCCGGAGGTGCTGCCGCACGTCTTCGGCCGCTTCTACAAGGCGGACACCGCCCGGACCCGCTCGGAGGGCAGCGGCCTCGGCCTCGCCATCGCGTGGGAGAACGCGCGCCTGCACCAGCACGCCGGGCAGGCCGGAAGTCTCGTCGCGGGCAACGGTCCGACCGGCGGCGCGGTGTTCACGCTCCGACTGCCGCGCGTGGCCACGGACGCGGCGGACGCCGGAGGCGTACGGTGA
- a CDS encoding response regulator transcription factor, with protein sequence MSQVLLIEDHQTVRDGLQLALTRQGHTVDAVATGEQGLARLRVAPSDVVVLDLMLPGMDGFEVCRRIRQLGDLPIIMLTARNDDMDVVAGLEAGADDYVVKPVQARVLEARIRAVLRRTSGESRRTGGERSGPEQHGSLTIDRAALVVSKEGLPVSLAPTELRLLLELAQTPGQVLSRQQLLEAVWEHGYLGDSRLVDACVQRLRAKIEDDSSAPVFIQTVRGFGYRFGPL encoded by the coding sequence ATGTCCCAGGTCCTGCTGATCGAAGACCACCAGACGGTGCGCGACGGGTTGCAACTGGCGCTCACCCGACAGGGCCACACCGTCGACGCCGTGGCCACCGGTGAGCAGGGGTTGGCGCGGCTGCGGGTGGCCCCGTCCGACGTCGTGGTGCTCGATCTCATGCTGCCCGGGATGGACGGGTTCGAGGTCTGCCGCCGGATCCGGCAGCTCGGCGACCTTCCGATCATCATGCTCACCGCCCGCAACGACGACATGGACGTGGTGGCGGGCCTGGAGGCCGGCGCCGACGACTACGTGGTCAAGCCCGTGCAGGCCCGGGTGCTCGAGGCGCGCATCCGGGCGGTGCTGCGGCGGACCAGCGGCGAGTCGCGGCGCACCGGCGGCGAGCGGTCCGGCCCGGAACAGCACGGTTCCCTCACCATCGACCGGGCCGCGCTGGTGGTCAGCAAGGAGGGACTGCCGGTCAGCCTCGCCCCGACGGAGCTGCGCCTGCTGCTCGAACTCGCCCAGACGCCGGGCCAGGTGCTGAGCCGCCAGCAGCTGCTGGAGGCCGTGTGGGAGCACGGTTACCTCGGTGACTCGCGCCTGGTGGACGCCTGCGTGCAGCGGCTGCGCGCCAAGATCGAGGACGACTCGTCGGCGCCGGTCTTCATCCAGACGGTCCGCGGTTTCGGTTACCGGTTCGGGCCGCTGTGA